The sequence GGaagtggtggtgatgttggtccctattcttcatcatcagcacctTCAACTGCAAAGAGAAGGACTAAGAAAAATCCAGTGGTATCGATGAAGAATAAGAATTCAAAAGGTGATAAATCAGAATGGTGGGTTATTGATGGTGAAATGCATGAAATTGGTGAACATATTCCTCCTAGAGAACGTTTTGTTATACCTAGAGATAATCTTCCTAATAAGCGTCGTAAACAAATGCGCGAACAGTTCATGCGTCGTACTCGTCTCGTGCTTAAGGAACAGGTACTCTCTTTTCACTTCTAGGGTTATACTCTCTTACTACATGGTGATGCCCTATTGAGCTCCATCAATGGAAATTACGGTTCTTAATAGAAAGGGTTTTTATTTAGGATGATGAATCATGTACAACAGGTATTCGACATTTTGCCTAACTGAAGAATGTGGGCAGTTGGAAAATATCATCTTATAGATAAGGTGCCTGATTATGGCAGAACCATTAATATTTATAAATCCAAATTTATACACTCCTATAAGAGCTGAGGACATTTGTTAAATTTCTGGGGGACTAATGTTGCTATTGttttataatgtggaaaaaggaACACGAACCTTTTTGCAAAAGGTATATGGAACTATATCAGGAGCTAAGAGAGAACTGGGAAAGGTTGTACTGGGATGAAGGCTATTCCAAGAAACTTGCCCAAGATCACGCGGATTATGAATCTGGTGACGAGGATGATCAGGACTTTTCGCCCTACAGGTTTGCTTCTGTAACCTAATTTTGAATTTTAATAATCCCTCTAGATACCTATTCTGCATTTTTGTATCACGATTTATCAAGTTCTAGTTACCGGGTCATACCCATTGTCGCTTCTTCTTATTTCACCTTGCACTTTAAGAGGCATGTGTGCATTTGAGGATTTGACTGTATACCCTCTCACTTGGAAACGGCCATCTATCTTCATACGCTCGTGAAAAACATGTGGGCATGATGAATTATTATGTGTAACCAGATAAATGTAATGTAAACTTAGACCTCTTTTTTCTTCTGTTCCAGGAGACAACGGTCCAACTACCAAATTAAGGTACCAATGTCATGTCCTTAACTCTTGCTTTACTTTTTCATTTCAATGCTAATAACATGATCATAGTATGATACTATATCTTGACAAAAGAGTAACCGGTCCCCTGTTCGAGAAGCTTGGACATAGGTGGGCAATATCAGTTTTAGTTTGTGTAGGAAACACTACCACAGAGCTGAGCAATCCAAGTAGTTACCACTCATCTATCATGCAGTTGCGTGAACTTTTATCTGCTCTAATAAATTATGTGTATCACATAGCAGGTAACTTGCCTCCTTAGTCTTTGTCTTGTACACAAATACCCGGCAGTAGTCAGAGGTTAGAGGAAGGTTAGGTTACGGGTCGGTTGGTACTTCTGTCAGTATCTGTTTGTGAGCTCATAATCAAAAGCAAGTTTAACATTTGCAGAAACGCAGACTTGTTTTGATCCTATTCTGTGCTGTGGCTTTTGCTAAATCTCAGAATCAAATTTCTGTTTAGGTTGCAGAAGCCTATTCAATTTAACTTTGGGGAGTATTGATAGGCTGAAGGTGCTATGTTTGATTTGTTCACCACTCATTTGAAGTGGCATGGATGTTCCACGCTGTTGGTTCCATGTCATCCATCAAGTTTTCCCCTGTCATTGCTTCAGAAAAGTATCCATAGATGAGATTTAACTAGAAGCAAGTTCCTGAAAACTTTTGTCGACACTTGAAAATGTTACTAATATGAAAGCTTTGCATGC is a genomic window of Papaver somniferum cultivar HN1 unplaced genomic scaffold, ASM357369v1 unplaced-scaffold_137, whole genome shotgun sequence containing:
- the LOC113334364 gene encoding uncharacterized protein LOC113334364, yielding MLSITRKLQRLTQLQGNPFLHPHVLPIEETQQQIQQLRCYIGGSGGDVGPYSSSSAPSTAKRRTKKNPVVSMKNKNSKGDKSEWWVIDGEMHEIGEHIPPRERFVIPRDNLPNKRRKQMREQFMRRTRLVLKEQEHEPFCKRYMELYQELRENWERLYWDEGYSKKLAQDHADYESGDEDDQDFSPYRRQRSNYQIKGQGLGADRQGDNTLQKAGQIQDKFDYDRERRMRDKAFAPMNGGSGSDFRGSAASRDRPFDAQRYFPESERG